The Terriglobia bacterium sequence CGTCGATAACGGCCGGGCCGGCGGACCCTCCCGGCTCGACACCGGTGTTTGCCGTACCCATGGAAGAGAGCAAGTCCTGAGTCATGCCGCTGGCGGCCGCCATCACCGACGTGGAGCAACTGAAAGACCGCCCCGAGCTGGCGCGCCTGCTGGCGTGGCGTGCCGACGCGGTGGAAGGCGCCAAGTTCGATCGTGGCGAGCTCGGCGTGTACATCGCGCGCACCGCCATCCGCGAGGCGTGCGCCATCCTGCGCGACGATCCCGAGTTGAAATTCAATTTTCTCTCCGACCTGACCTGCGTGGACTGGTATCCGTCGCAGCCGCGCTTCGAAGTCGTGTATCACCTTTTCTCCATGCCGCGGATCGCGCGCGTGCGGCTGAAGGTGAGGCTGGGCGGCGACGATCCCACCTTAGAGTCGATTACTTCCGTGTGGCCGGCGGCCAACTTCTTCGAGCGTGAAGTCTTTGACCTGTTCGGCATCCGCTTCGAAGGGCATCCTTACCTGCGCCGCATCATGATGCCGGAGCAATGGGAAGGCCATCCGCTGCGGAAGGATTATCCCGTCGAGGGCTACCGCTGATGGGACACCTTCCCCATATCGCCTCGCTGGAAGAAACCGGCGATCGGACCATGATCCTCAACATGGGTCCGCAGCATCCCTCGACGCACGGCGTGCTGCGCCTGATCCTGGAGATCGACGGCGAGAGCGTGGTCCGCATGATGCCCGATATCGGATACCTGCACACGGGCATTGAAAAGACTTACGAAGCCAAGTTCTACCAGCAGTGCGTGCCGTTGGCCGACCGCATGGATTACCTGGCGCCGTTCAGCAACGAACTCGGGTTCGTTCTGGCGGTGGAAAAGCTGCTGGGCATCGAGGCGCCGCCGCGGGCGCAATGGATGCGCGTGCTCATGAACGAGCTCACGCGCCTGAACTCGCACCTGGTGTGGCTGGGCACGCACGCCATGGACATCGGCGCGCTCTCCATGATGCTGTACTGCTTCCGCGAACGCGAGGACATCCTGCGGCTGTACGAAGCGCTCGCCGGCCAGCGCATGTTCGATTCCTACTTCCGCGTGGGCGGGCTCAGCATGGAGCCACCGCTCGGGTTCTTCGAGCGCGTAAAGACTTTCGCCGACCGGTTCCCTGCCAAGGTTGACGAATACGAGGATCTGCTGACCGCCAATCCCATCTGGGTGCGGCGCACCAAGGGCATCGCGCACATGACCGCCGAGGACGCCATCGCGCTCGGCGCCAGCGGCCCCACCTTGCGCGCCAGTGGCGTGGACATTGACCTGCGCCGCGACGCGCCTTATTCCGGATACGAGAAATTCCAGTTCAAAGTGCCGGTGTCGACTGTCGGCGATGTGTTCGCGCGCTACATATGCCGCGTGCAGGAGATGCGCGAGTCCACCAAGATTATTCAGCAATGTCTCGCCGGTGTGCCCGAAGGGCCGATCAAGGCAGACGCACCGAAGATCGTGCTGCCCGATCGCGAAAAGATGAAAACGCAGATGGAAGCCCTGATCTATCACTTCAAGATCATCACCGAGGGCTTCACCGTTCCGCCGGGCGAGGTGTACATGGCGACGGAATCGCCGCGCGGCGAACTGGGCTTCTACATCGTCAGCGATGGCACGGCCAAGCCCTACCGCGTGCACGTGCGCGCGCCCTCGTTCGCGAATTTGCAGACGCTGCCGAAAATGTGCGAAGGGCGGCTGATTGCTGACGTGGTGGCGGCAATTGGAAGCATTGATATTGTTTTGGGCGACGTGGACCGCTGAGCAGTCAGCCCGCGAAGCGGGCGGCATTCGTTAGCCCATGGCGGAAGCCCTGGGTAAGCGAAAAAGAAAATGACTGAGTCCCGTAGGGACGACTCGAGAATGGTCGTTTCGGAACAACTCGATCGGTTCTTCACGGAAAAGATGCGCGAGTATCCGA is a genomic window containing:
- a CDS encoding NADH-quinone oxidoreductase subunit C, giving the protein MPLAAAITDVEQLKDRPELARLLAWRADAVEGAKFDRGELGVYIARTAIREACAILRDDPELKFNFLSDLTCVDWYPSQPRFEVVYHLFSMPRIARVRLKVRLGGDDPTLESITSVWPAANFFEREVFDLFGIRFEGHPYLRRIMMPEQWEGHPLRKDYPVEGYR
- the nuoD gene encoding NADH dehydrogenase (quinone) subunit D, producing the protein MGHLPHIASLEETGDRTMILNMGPQHPSTHGVLRLILEIDGESVVRMMPDIGYLHTGIEKTYEAKFYQQCVPLADRMDYLAPFSNELGFVLAVEKLLGIEAPPRAQWMRVLMNELTRLNSHLVWLGTHAMDIGALSMMLYCFREREDILRLYEALAGQRMFDSYFRVGGLSMEPPLGFFERVKTFADRFPAKVDEYEDLLTANPIWVRRTKGIAHMTAEDAIALGASGPTLRASGVDIDLRRDAPYSGYEKFQFKVPVSTVGDVFARYICRVQEMRESTKIIQQCLAGVPEGPIKADAPKIVLPDREKMKTQMEALIYHFKIITEGFTVPPGEVYMATESPRGELGFYIVSDGTAKPYRVHVRAPSFANLQTLPKMCEGRLIADVVAAIGSIDIVLGDVDR